The following coding sequences are from one Paenarthrobacter ureafaciens window:
- the rbfA gene encoding 30S ribosome-binding factor RbfA produces MADPARAAKLAQRIKVVVAEALGRRVKDPRVESVTVTDARVTNDLQHATVYYTVFGDEVAQSDAAKALEKAKGVLRQEVGRNITVRLTPTLEFVADQIPVNASNLEELLREAKRRDAELAALRASAKHAGEADPYKSDSAHDVDEDDFDEEDIDLTDDDDVDEDGNR; encoded by the coding sequence ATGGCTGATCCGGCACGCGCTGCCAAATTGGCACAGCGGATTAAGGTCGTGGTTGCCGAGGCCCTCGGGCGTCGGGTCAAGGATCCGCGCGTCGAGTCCGTCACCGTCACCGACGCCCGCGTCACCAATGATCTGCAGCATGCCACGGTGTACTACACCGTGTTCGGCGACGAGGTTGCACAGTCCGATGCCGCAAAGGCCTTGGAGAAGGCCAAAGGCGTACTGCGGCAGGAAGTCGGCCGCAACATCACCGTGCGCCTGACGCCTACCCTCGAGTTCGTTGCCGACCAGATCCCGGTCAACGCCTCGAACCTCGAGGAGCTCCTGCGCGAAGCCAAGCGCCGTGATGCTGAGCTTGCCGCATTGCGCGCCAGCGCCAAGCACGCAGGCGAGGCAGACCCGTACAAGAGCGATTCAGCGCACGACGTTGACGAAGACGATTTCGACGAAGAGGACATTGACCTCACCGACGATGACGACGTGGACGAAGACGGCAACCGCTAG
- a CDS encoding nucleoside deaminase, whose translation MPAHSEEQRNEYLEQAIRLAIRNVSDGGGPFGAVVVTPDGAVHEGVNRVTLDNDPTAHAEVVAIRRAAADTANFDLTGSVLYASCEPCPLCLSATLWARIGNVYYAADRHGAARAGFDDALFYEYFAGTRPELLPVEHTPLTASDSPFEAWRNYAGRVDY comes from the coding sequence ATGCCAGCGCACAGCGAAGAACAACGCAACGAGTACCTTGAACAGGCCATCCGGTTGGCGATCAGGAACGTCTCCGACGGCGGTGGCCCTTTCGGTGCCGTGGTGGTCACTCCGGACGGGGCTGTTCATGAAGGCGTCAACCGCGTGACCCTGGACAACGATCCCACGGCGCACGCCGAAGTCGTGGCCATCCGTCGCGCGGCGGCTGATACGGCGAATTTCGACCTCACCGGTTCCGTGCTCTACGCAAGCTGCGAACCCTGTCCGCTGTGCCTGTCGGCGACGTTGTGGGCGAGGATCGGGAACGTCTATTACGCAGCGGACCGCCACGGCGCGGCGCGTGCTGGCTTTGACGATGCCCTCTTCTATGAATACTTTGCCGGTACCCGTCCCGAGCTGCTGCCGGTGGAGCACACCCCGCTGACGGCGTCAGATTCCCCGTTCGAGGCGTGGCGGAACTACGCGGGGCGGGTCGACTACTGA
- a CDS encoding pyridoxal phosphate-dependent aminotransferase, with translation MPQLAEHVRDVPVNQIREITEAAWATPGAVVLSIGEPGFPLARHVIEAGMACLDRDETNYTPNAGIPALREAFAARFRETQHVALGSERVYVVDGAQQGLHFVMSMLLSPGDEILIPNPGYPTFAMTSRLLHAVPVEYPLYPENDFQPHITDIEALITPRTKVLMLNSPSNPLGAVIQEDTMRQLVDLAVRHDLWIISDECYEAFTFDVPHVSPARFDSDVPGQARVFTSLTLSKTYGLTGLRIGALVCPPGMEKLMNNVMESIVSCVASPSQYAALAALTGPQDYVDTAREHYRSNRDAASAILAAKGIPFLGAQGAFYLWADVSHVSGGDVRAWTRAFLASSGVAFAPGTAFGSIGEGWIRIALCGKQQDLLDGVGRLPAKA, from the coding sequence ATGCCCCAGCTTGCCGAGCACGTCCGCGATGTCCCCGTCAACCAGATCCGCGAAATCACCGAGGCGGCCTGGGCCACTCCCGGGGCGGTGGTGCTGAGCATCGGCGAACCCGGTTTCCCGCTGGCAAGGCATGTGATCGAGGCGGGCATGGCGTGCCTGGATCGTGACGAGACCAACTACACGCCCAACGCAGGGATCCCCGCCCTGCGGGAGGCGTTTGCCGCACGTTTCCGCGAAACGCAGCACGTAGCCTTGGGATCCGAGCGGGTCTACGTCGTGGACGGGGCGCAGCAGGGCCTGCACTTCGTGATGAGCATGCTGCTCTCCCCCGGCGATGAAATCCTGATCCCGAATCCCGGGTACCCCACCTTCGCCATGACCAGCCGCCTCCTCCATGCCGTGCCGGTCGAATACCCGCTCTACCCGGAGAACGACTTCCAGCCGCACATCACGGATATCGAAGCGCTCATCACCCCGCGGACCAAAGTGCTGATGCTCAACTCGCCGTCGAATCCGCTGGGCGCCGTCATCCAGGAAGACACCATGCGCCAGCTGGTTGACCTGGCCGTACGGCACGATCTCTGGATTATTTCCGATGAGTGCTACGAAGCGTTCACCTTCGACGTCCCGCATGTCAGTCCCGCACGCTTCGATAGCGATGTCCCGGGCCAGGCACGCGTTTTCACGTCGCTGACGTTGTCCAAGACGTACGGACTGACAGGCCTGCGCATCGGCGCCTTGGTGTGTCCCCCGGGCATGGAGAAGCTGATGAACAACGTGATGGAGTCGATCGTCTCCTGCGTGGCGTCGCCATCCCAGTACGCGGCCCTCGCGGCGCTGACCGGGCCCCAGGACTACGTCGACACCGCCCGCGAACATTACCGTAGCAACCGTGACGCCGCCTCGGCCATCCTCGCAGCGAAGGGCATACCGTTCCTGGGGGCGCAGGGAGCTTTCTATCTCTGGGCGGATGTCTCGCACGTCAGCGGCGGGGACGTCCGGGCGTGGACCCGCGCTTTCCTGGCCTCATCCGGCGTGGCTTTCGCCCCGGGCACAGCCTTCGGGTCGATCGGCGAAGGCTGGATCCGCATCGCGCTGTGCGGCAAGCAACAGGACCTGCTCGACGGCGTCGGACGGCTTCCCGCCAAGGCCTGA
- the truB gene encoding tRNA pseudouridine(55) synthase TruB gives MLSGLVIVDKPQGWTSHDVVGRMRRLAGTRKVGHAGTLDPMATGVLVLGINKATRLLTYIVGTSKTYTATIRLGETTITDDAEGDVTEARTAVDVTDAAIAAGVSALTGPIQQVPSSVSAIKVNGERSYARVRSGEEVKLAARPVTIHRFDVHGIERIDGGRVVDVDVTVECSSGTYIRALARDLGNALGVGGHLTKLRRTQVGPYTIDQARTLEQLAEDLEVLEMSAAARSLMPNRDLSEDEATEISFGRRIAAGPGAGTPEAATVENPAAAFAPSGELVALLADTGAFAKPVLVFAPGTGAAAPAAPAAAPDAGTESNN, from the coding sequence GTGCTTTCTGGACTGGTGATCGTTGACAAACCGCAGGGATGGACCAGCCACGATGTGGTTGGCCGGATGCGGCGGCTGGCAGGTACCCGGAAAGTGGGGCACGCGGGCACGCTCGATCCCATGGCCACGGGTGTCCTTGTCCTTGGCATCAATAAGGCCACGCGGCTCCTGACGTACATCGTGGGTACCTCCAAGACCTACACGGCCACCATCCGACTGGGCGAAACCACTATCACCGACGACGCCGAGGGCGACGTTACCGAGGCGCGGACCGCCGTCGACGTCACCGATGCCGCCATCGCTGCCGGCGTCTCGGCCCTGACCGGCCCCATCCAGCAGGTGCCCAGCAGCGTCAGCGCCATTAAGGTCAACGGCGAACGGTCCTACGCCCGCGTCCGCTCCGGCGAGGAAGTCAAGCTTGCCGCCCGTCCGGTGACCATCCATCGCTTCGATGTCCACGGCATCGAAAGGATCGACGGCGGCAGGGTAGTGGACGTCGACGTCACGGTCGAATGCTCGTCCGGCACGTACATCCGGGCCTTGGCGCGGGACCTGGGAAATGCGCTCGGGGTCGGGGGCCACCTGACGAAGCTTCGGCGGACCCAGGTTGGCCCGTACACGATCGACCAGGCACGGACACTGGAACAGCTTGCCGAAGACCTTGAGGTTCTGGAGATGTCCGCCGCGGCACGGTCGCTGATGCCCAACCGCGACCTGAGCGAAGACGAGGCAACGGAGATTTCCTTCGGTCGCCGCATCGCCGCCGGACCTGGCGCGGGGACCCCGGAGGCTGCCACGGTGGAGAATCCCGCCGCGGCCTTCGCGCCGTCGGGCGAACTGGTTGCCCTCCTGGCGGACACGGGAGCCTTTGCCAAGCCGGTGCTGGTCTTCGCGCCGGGAACCGGGGCGGCGGCCCCGGCGGCCCCGGCTGCTGCCCCTGACGCGGGAACGGAGAGCAACAACTGA
- a CDS encoding bifunctional riboflavin kinase/FAD synthetase has product MVHIWNDPTEVPRDFGPTVVTIGNFDGVHRGHQHVLAQVTQTARRHNIPAVAVTFDPHPAQVHRPESAPELIMGLQDKLEALGSTGLDAVLVMKYTLDLAAMTPLEFVRDVLVEGLHAEHVVVGHDLRFGAGNGGDVGTMQELGEKLGFSVQVVNEFGAGGFPLHHDGDADRRCSSTWVREALSQGDVVTAAAVLGRPHRMRGEVVHGAARGRDLGFPTANLSHDSTGYVPADGIYAGWLIDESGTRWPAAISVGSNPTFDGVSRQVEAHVIDRPREAVEDFDLYGQTVAVEFSRRLRGMVAYQGPEALVEQMNLDVAQAHELLVRG; this is encoded by the coding sequence ATGGTCCACATTTGGAACGATCCCACCGAGGTCCCGCGCGACTTCGGCCCAACAGTCGTTACCATCGGCAACTTTGACGGCGTTCATCGCGGTCATCAGCATGTCCTCGCGCAAGTCACGCAGACCGCCCGGCGGCACAATATCCCCGCAGTGGCAGTGACGTTCGATCCCCACCCGGCGCAGGTCCACCGTCCGGAGTCTGCCCCCGAGCTGATCATGGGACTGCAGGACAAGCTTGAGGCTTTGGGCTCCACCGGCTTGGATGCGGTGTTGGTGATGAAGTACACCTTGGACCTCGCCGCCATGACCCCGCTGGAATTCGTGCGGGACGTGCTGGTGGAAGGCCTTCATGCCGAACATGTGGTGGTGGGCCACGACCTCCGCTTCGGTGCAGGTAACGGCGGAGACGTCGGCACCATGCAAGAGCTGGGGGAGAAACTGGGGTTCAGCGTCCAGGTAGTCAACGAGTTCGGAGCCGGCGGCTTCCCCCTCCATCACGACGGCGACGCGGACCGCCGGTGCTCCTCGACGTGGGTGCGCGAAGCATTGTCGCAAGGCGACGTCGTCACCGCCGCAGCGGTCCTGGGGCGCCCGCACCGTATGCGCGGCGAGGTCGTCCATGGTGCCGCGCGGGGCCGCGACCTCGGTTTTCCTACCGCGAACCTGTCCCATGACTCCACCGGATACGTTCCCGCCGACGGCATCTACGCCGGCTGGCTGATCGATGAGTCCGGGACCCGTTGGCCCGCAGCGATCTCCGTCGGTTCCAACCCCACGTTTGACGGTGTGAGCCGCCAGGTGGAGGCCCATGTGATAGACCGCCCCCGGGAAGCGGTGGAGGACTTCGACCTTTACGGGCAAACGGTGGCGGTGGAATTCTCCCGGCGGCTGCGGGGCATGGTGGCCTACCAAGGGCCGGAAGCCCTGGTGGAACAAATGAACCTCGACGTCGCCCAAGCGCACGAGTTGCTGGTGCGGGGTTAG
- the rpsO gene encoding 30S ribosomal protein S15: protein MALDAAVKQSIIKEYATSEGDTGSPEVQVAVLTQRIKDLTEHMKQHKHDFHTQRGLLALVGRRKRMLSYLKDTDIARYRSLIERLGLRR, encoded by the coding sequence GTGGCACTTGACGCCGCTGTAAAGCAGTCCATCATCAAGGAATACGCAACCTCTGAAGGCGACACCGGTTCGCCCGAGGTACAGGTTGCGGTCCTGACTCAGCGGATCAAGGATCTGACTGAGCACATGAAGCAGCACAAGCACGACTTCCACACCCAGCGCGGTCTCCTCGCCCTGGTTGGTCGCCGCAAGCGCATGCTTTCCTACCTGAAGGACACCGACATCGCCCGCTACCGTTCGCTCATCGAGCGTCTCGGCCTGCGCCGCTAG
- a CDS encoding polyribonucleotide nucleotidyltransferase: MEGPEIQFSEATIDNGRFGKRVIRFETGRLAKQAAGASMVYIDDDTALLSATTAGKQPREGFDFFPLTVDVEERMYAAGRIPGSFFRREGRPSTEAILACRLMDRPLRPAFVKGLRNEVQIVVTVLAINPDELYDVVAINASSMSTQLSGLPFSGPIGGVRVALIADEQGSQWVAFPKHSQLENAVFNMVVAGRVAGDDVAIMMVEAEATDNSWDLIKEQGATAPTEEVVSEGLEAAKPFIKALCDAQADLAARAAKPTVEFPVFLDYQDDAYAAVEDAAAEKLAAVFQIADKQERDNASDELKDEVLGSLAGEFEGREKELSAAFRSVTKHVVRQRTLKDQIRIDGRGLTDIRQLTAEVEVLPRVHGSAIFERGETQIMGVTTLNMLKMEQQIDSLSPVTRKRYMHNYNFPPYSTGETGRVGSPKRREIGHGALAERALVPVLPSREEFPYAIRQVSEALGSNGSTSMGSVCASTLSMLNAGVPLKAPVAGIAMGLVSDQVDGQTRYAALTDILGAEDAFGDMDFKVAGTSEFVTAIQLDTKLDGIPASVLAAALKQAREARLHILEVINAAIDTPDELSEFAPRVIAVKIPVDKIGEVIGPKGKMINQIQEDTGADISIEDDGTVYIGATNGPSADAARSAINAIANPQVPEVGERYLGTVVKTTTFGAFVSLTPGKDGLLHISELRKLANGKRVDNVDDVVSVGQKVQVEITKIDDRGKLSLSPVVAEEEAASGDAPAETAEESAE; this comes from the coding sequence ATGGAGGGTCCCGAAATCCAGTTCTCAGAAGCCACAATCGACAACGGCCGCTTCGGCAAGCGCGTTATCCGCTTCGAAACCGGCCGCCTCGCCAAGCAGGCTGCCGGCGCGTCGATGGTGTACATCGACGACGACACCGCGCTTCTCTCCGCAACCACCGCAGGCAAGCAGCCGCGCGAAGGTTTCGACTTCTTCCCGCTGACCGTTGACGTCGAAGAGCGCATGTACGCTGCCGGACGCATCCCGGGTTCGTTCTTCCGCCGCGAAGGCCGTCCTTCCACGGAAGCCATCCTGGCCTGCCGCCTGATGGACCGCCCGCTGCGCCCGGCCTTCGTCAAGGGGCTCCGCAACGAGGTTCAGATCGTCGTTACCGTCCTGGCCATCAACCCGGACGAGCTCTACGACGTCGTTGCCATCAACGCTTCTTCCATGTCCACGCAGCTGTCCGGCCTGCCGTTCTCCGGTCCGATCGGCGGCGTCCGCGTTGCGCTCATCGCCGACGAGCAGGGTTCCCAGTGGGTGGCCTTCCCCAAGCACTCCCAGCTTGAGAACGCCGTCTTCAACATGGTTGTTGCCGGCCGCGTAGCCGGTGACGACGTCGCCATCATGATGGTCGAGGCAGAAGCCACGGACAACTCCTGGGACCTCATCAAGGAACAGGGCGCTACCGCTCCCACCGAAGAGGTTGTCTCCGAGGGCCTTGAGGCTGCCAAGCCGTTCATCAAGGCACTGTGCGATGCGCAGGCAGACCTGGCAGCCCGCGCTGCCAAGCCGACCGTTGAGTTCCCCGTCTTCCTTGACTACCAGGACGACGCTTACGCCGCTGTCGAGGACGCTGCGGCCGAGAAGCTCGCCGCCGTCTTCCAGATCGCGGACAAGCAGGAACGCGACAACGCCTCCGACGAACTCAAGGACGAAGTCCTGGGCTCGCTCGCCGGCGAATTCGAAGGCCGCGAGAAGGAACTGTCCGCAGCATTCCGCTCGGTCACCAAGCACGTCGTCCGCCAGCGCACCCTGAAGGACCAGATCCGCATCGACGGCCGTGGCCTGACGGACATCCGCCAGCTGACCGCCGAGGTTGAAGTTCTGCCCCGCGTGCACGGTTCGGCCATCTTCGAGCGCGGCGAGACCCAGATCATGGGTGTCACCACGCTGAACATGCTGAAGATGGAACAGCAGATCGATTCGTTGTCGCCGGTGACGCGCAAGCGCTACATGCACAACTACAACTTCCCGCCGTACTCCACCGGTGAAACCGGCCGCGTGGGTTCCCCGAAGCGCCGCGAAATCGGCCACGGTGCACTCGCTGAGCGCGCCCTGGTTCCGGTCCTGCCCAGCCGCGAGGAATTCCCCTACGCCATCCGCCAGGTATCCGAGGCCCTTGGCTCCAACGGTTCCACCTCCATGGGCTCGGTGTGTGCTTCGACGCTCTCCATGCTGAACGCCGGCGTGCCGCTGAAGGCTCCCGTGGCAGGCATTGCCATGGGCCTCGTTTCGGACCAGGTTGACGGCCAGACCCGCTACGCAGCCTTGACCGATATCCTCGGTGCCGAAGACGCCTTCGGCGACATGGACTTCAAGGTTGCCGGTACCTCCGAGTTCGTCACGGCCATCCAGCTGGACACCAAGCTCGACGGTATCCCGGCATCGGTCCTGGCAGCAGCCCTGAAGCAGGCCCGCGAAGCCCGCCTCCACATCCTCGAGGTCATCAACGCCGCGATCGACACCCCGGACGAGCTCTCCGAGTTCGCACCGCGCGTCATCGCCGTGAAGATCCCCGTGGACAAGATCGGTGAAGTCATCGGCCCCAAGGGCAAGATGATCAACCAGATCCAGGAAGACACCGGCGCGGATATCTCCATCGAGGACGACGGCACGGTCTACATCGGCGCGACGAACGGCCCGTCTGCAGACGCAGCACGCTCGGCTATCAATGCCATCGCCAACCCGCAGGTTCCCGAGGTCGGCGAACGCTACCTGGGCACCGTGGTGAAGACCACCACGTTCGGCGCTTTTGTCTCCTTGACTCCGGGCAAGGACGGCCTCCTGCACATCTCCGAACTCCGCAAGCTGGCCAACGGCAAGCGTGTGGACAACGTTGATGATGTTGTTTCCGTGGGCCAGAAGGTCCAGGTTGAGATCACCAAGATCGACGACCGCGGCAAGCTCTCCCTCTCCCCGGTTGTGGCCGAGGAAGAAGCAGCTTCCGGCGACGCACCGGCGGAGACCGCTGAAGAGTCCGCAGAGTAG